The Pan troglodytes isolate AG18354 chromosome 1, NHGRI_mPanTro3-v2.0_pri, whole genome shotgun sequence genome includes a region encoding these proteins:
- the CLCNKB gene encoding chloride channel protein ClC-Kb isoform X3, translating to MLIVGTHTCPGAGELEALREEGQLSHGRRTDRGLMEEFVGLREGSSGNPVTLQELWGPCPRIRRGIRGGLEWLKQKLFRLGEDWYFLMTLGVLMALVSCAMDLAVESVVRAHQWLYREIGDSHLLRYLSWTVYPVALVSFSSGFSQSITPSSGGSGIPEVKTMLAGVVLEDYLDIKNFGAKVVGISCTLACGSTLFLGKVGPFVHLSVMMAAYLGRVRTTTIGEPENKSKQNEMLVAAAAVGVATVFGAPFSGVLFSIEVMSSHFSVWDYWRGFFAATCGAFMFRLLAVFNSEQETITSLYKTSFRVDVPFDLPEIFFFVVLGGLCGILGSAYLFCQRIFFGFIRNNRFSSKLLATSAGRFLAARLSMKQHLDSLFDNHSWALMTQNSSPPWPEELDPQHLWWEWYHPQFTIFGTLAFFLVMKFWMLILATTVPMPAGYFMPIFVYGAAIGRLFGETLSFIFPEGIVAGGITNPIMPGGYALAGAAAFSGAVTHSISTALLAFEVTGQIVHALPVLMAVLAANAIAQSCQPSFYDGTIIVKKLPYLPWILGRNIGSHRVRVEHFMNHSITTLAKDMPLEEVVKVVTSTDVAEYPLVESTESQILVGIVRRAQLVQALQAEPPSWAPGHQQCLQDILAAGCPTEPVTLKLSPETSLHEAHNLFELLNLHSLFVTSRGRAVGCVSWMEMKKAISNLTNPPAPK from the exons ATGTTGATTGTTGGAACACACACCTGTCCAGGTGCAGGGGAGCTGGAGGCTCTGCGAGAGGAGGGCCAGCTCAGCCACGGCAGGAGGACTGACAG GGGCCTGATGGAGGAGTTTGTGGGGCTGCGTGAAGGCTCCTCAGGGAACCCTGTGACTCTGCAGGAGCTGTGGGGCCCCTGTCCCCGCATCCGCCGAGGCATCCGAG GTGGCCTGGAGTGGCTGAAGCAGAAGCTCTTCCGCCTGGGCGAGGACTGGTACTTCCTGATGACCCTCGGGGTGCTCATGGCCCTGGTCAGCTGTGCCATGGACTTGGCTGTTGAGAGTGTGGTCCGAG CGCACCAGTGGCTGTACAGGGAGATTGGGGACAGCCACCTGCTCCGGTATCTCTCCTGGACTGTGTACCCTGTGGCCCTCGTCTCTTTCTCTTCAGGCTTCTCTCAGAGCATCACACCCTCCTCTGGAG GTTCTGGAATCCCGGAGGTGAAGACCATGTTGGCGGGTGTGGTCTTGGAGGACTACCTGGATATCAAGAACTTTGGGGCCAAGGTGGTGGGCATCTCCTGCACCCTGGCCTGTGGCAGCACCCTCTTCCTCGGCAAAGTG GGTCCTTTCGTGCACCTGTCTGTGATGATGGCTGCCTACCTGGGCCGTGTGCGCACCACGACCATCGGGGAGCCTGAG AACAAGAGCAAGCAAAACGAAATGCTGGTGGCAGCGGCAGCAGTGGGCGTGGCCACAGTCTTTGGCGCTCCCTTCAGCG GCGTCCTGTTCAGCATCGAGGTCATGTCTTCCCACTTCTCTGTCTGGGATTACTGGAGGGGCTTCTTTGCGGCCACCTGCGGGGCCTTCATGTTCCGGCTCCTGGCGGTCTTCAACAGCGAGCAGG AGACCATCACCTCCCTCTACAAGACCAGTTTCCGGGTGGACGTTCCCTTCGACCTGCCTGAGATCTTCTTTTTTGTGGTGCTGGG GGGTCTCTGCGGCATCCTGGGCAGCGCTTACCTCTTCTGTCAGCGAATCTTCTTTGGCTTCATCAGGAACAATAGGTTCAGCTCCAAACTGCTGGCCACCAG CGCCGGCCGCTTCCTAGCTGCTCGG CTGTCCATGAAGCAGCATCTGGACTCGCTGTTCGACAACCACTCCTGGGCGCTGATGACCCAGAACTCCAGCCCACCCTGGCCCGAGGAGCTCGACCCCCAGCACCTGTGGTGGGAATGGTACCACCCGCAGTTCACCATCTTTGGGACCCTTGCCTTTTTCCTGGTTATGAAG ttctggatgctgatTCTGGCCACCACCGTCCCCATGCCTGCCGGGTACTTCATGCCCATCTTTGTCTATG GAGCTGCTATCGGGCGCCTCTTTGGGGAGACTCTCTCTTTTATCTTCCCTGAGGGCATCGTGGCTGGAGGGATCACCAATCCCATCATGCCCGGGGGGTATGCTCTGGCAG GGGCTGCAGCCTTCTCAGGGGCTGTGACCCACTCCATCTCCACGGCACTGCTGGCCTTCGAGGTGACCGGCCAGATAGTGCATGCACTGCCCGTGCTGATGGCGGTGCTGGCAGCCAACGCCATTGCACAGAGCTGCCAGCCCTCCTTCTATGATGGCACCATCATTGTCAAGAAGCTGCCATACCTGCCATGGATTCTGGGCCGCAACATTGG TTCCCACCGCGTGAGGGTGGAGCACTTCATGAACCACAGCATCACCACACTGGCCAAGGACATGCCGCTGGAGGAGGTGGTCAAGGTTGTGACCTCCACAGACGTGGCCGAGTATCCCCTGGTGGAGAGCACAG AGTCCCAGATCCTGGTGGGCATAGTGCGAAGGGCCCAGCTGGTGCAGGCCCTCCAGGCTGAGCCTCCTTCCTGGGCTCCTGGACACCAG cagtGTCTCCAGGACATCTTGGCTGCAGGCTGCCCCACAGAACCAGTGACCCTGAAGCTGTCCCCAGAGACTTCCCTGCATGAG GCACACAACCTCTTTGAGCTGTTGAACCTTCATTCCCTTTTTGTGACGTCGCGGGGCAGAGCTGTGGGCTGCGTGTCCTGGATGGAG ATGAAGAAAGCAATTTCCAACCTGACAAATCCGCCAGCCCCAAAGTGA
- the LOC107966262 gene encoding protein FAM131C isoform X1, which yields MCPIVQRETLRGEGWSGCCLRTACCDLFTSAHKNCPMPQGADPLNPDLPSGRTPTVAPDRVIGKDKQMDFCWDPWQRCFQTTNGYLSDSRSRPGNYNVAALATSSLVGVVQSIKDHITKPTAMARGRVAHLIEWKGWSAQRAGWELSPAEDEHYCCLPDELREARFAAGVAEQFAITEATLSAWSSLDEEELHPENSPQGIVQLQDLESIYLQDSLPSGPSQDDSLQAFSSPSPCPDSCPSPEEPPSTTGIPQPPSPELQHRRRLPGAQGPEGGTHLPGSLPSMDSGSLWEEDEVFYN from the exons ACCTGTTCACAAGTGCCCACAAGAACTGCCCCATGCCCCAGGGTGCGGACCCCTTGAACCCAGATCTACCCTCGGGCCGCACTCCCACCGTGGCTCCAGACCGTGTCATTGGCAAG GACAAACAGATGGATTTCTGTTGGGATCCTTGGCAG AGGTGCTTCCAGACCACCAACGGCTACCTGTCCGACTCCAGGTCCCGCCCTGGCAACTACAACGTGGCAGCCCTGGCCACCTCGTCCCTTGTGG GGGTGGTGCAGAGCATCAAGGACCACATCACAAAGCCCACGGCCATGGCCCGAGGCCGCGTGGCCCACCTCATCGAGTGGAAGGGCTGGAGTGCCCAGCGGGCAGGCTGGGAGCTGTCCCCAGCTGAGGACGAGCATTACTGCTGCCTCCCGGATGAGCTGCGTGAGGCCCGCTTTGCTGCAG GGGTCGCCGAGCAGTTTGCCATCACAGAGGCCACACTGAGCGCTTGGTCCTCACTGGACGAAGAGGAGCTGCACCCCGAGAACAGCCCCCAGGGCATCGTCCAGCTCCAAG ATCTGGAGAGCATCTATCTTCAGGACAGCCTTCCCAGTGGCCCCTCACAGGATGACAGCCTTCAGGCCTTCTCCtcgcccagcccctgccctgacAGCTGTCCCTCACCTGAGGAGCCCCCCAGCACCACTGGCATCCCGCAGCCCCCCAGCCCAGAGCTGCAGCATCGGCGGCGGCTGCCCGGGGCCCAAGGACCCGAGGGTGGGACCCACCTGCCGGGCTCCCTCCCCTCCATGGACAGCGGCTCCCTCTGGGAGGAGGACGAGGTGTTCTATAACTGA
- the FAM131C gene encoding protein FAM131C, producing the protein MARNKHVPCACDVSGASHLQLKSSSPHPWGSGAQDLHSPLASEQLRTEDGGQGTLKETGQDKQMDFCWDPWQRCFQTTNGYLSDSRSRPGNYNVAALATSSLVDRFWPQLSCRWRMHGPTLDPGCGKGMAELQVGGWQPCWILHVLNARVHAGLCGSRGDQWLRVLLPQSHHISSGSLEAEPDMGMTVQVIPWGMALKRSQQAAGEAEGPGEGALQESSFTKLVPPQLGSMNSTPELWHTMDSHPDALHAPGVVQSIKDHITKPTAMARGRVAHLIEWKGWSAQRAGWELSPAEDEHYCCLPDELREARFAAGVAEQFAITEATLSAWSSLDEEELHPENSPQGIVQLQDLESIYLQDSLPSGPSQDDSLQAFSSPSPCPDSCPSPEEPPSTTGIPQPPSPELQHRRRLPGAQGPEGGTHLPGSLPSMDSGSLWEEDEVFYN; encoded by the exons ATGGCGAGGAACAAGCACGTGCCGTGTGCCTGCGACGTGTCAGGAGCGTCACATCTGCAGCTCAAGtcctcctccccacaccct TGGGGATCGGGTGCCCAGGACCTGCACAGCCCCCTCGCCTCAGAGCAGCTGAGGACAGAGGATGGAGGACAGGGCACGCTGAAAGAGACAGGGCAG GACAAACAGATGGATTTCTGTTGGGATCCTTGGCAG AGGTGCTTCCAGACCACCAACGGCTACCTGTCCGACTCCAGGTCCCGCCCTGGCAACTACAACGTGGCAGCCCTGGCCACCTCGTCCCTTGTGGATAGGTTCTGGCCGCAACTCTCCTGCCGGTGGAGAATGCACGGTCCCACCCTAGACCCTGGCTGTGGGAAGGGCATGGCTGAGTTGCAGGTGGGAGGATGGCAGCCCTGTTGGATTCTCCATGTTCTAAATGCCAGAGTCCATGCTGGGTTATGCGGGTCACGGGGGGACCAGTGGCTCAGGGTTCTGCTTCCACAG TCCCATCACATTAGTTCAGGTTCCCTGGAAGCAGAGCCTGACATGGGCATGACTGTGCAGGTGATTCCCTGGGGAATGGCCCTCAAGAGAAGCCAGCAGGCAGCGGGGGAGGCAGAGGGGCCTGGGGAAGGGGCTCTGCAGGAGTCTAGCTTCACCAAGCTGGTCCCACCACAGCTTGGGAGCATGAATAGTACCCCAGAATTATGGCACACTATG GACAGTCACCCAGATGCCCTCCATGCCCCAGGGGTGGTGCAGAGCATCAAGGACCACATCACAAAGCCCACGGCCATGGCCCGAGGCCGCGTGGCCCACCTCATCGAGTGGAAGGGCTGGAGTGCCCAGCGGGCAGGCTGGGAGCTGTCCCCAGCTGAGGACGAGCATTACTGCTGCCTCCCGGATGAGCTGCGTGAGGCCCGCTTTGCTGCAG GGGTCGCCGAGCAGTTTGCCATCACAGAGGCCACACTGAGCGCTTGGTCCTCACTGGACGAAGAGGAGCTGCACCCCGAGAACAGCCCCCAGGGCATCGTCCAGCTCCAAG ATCTGGAGAGCATCTACCTTCAGGACAGCCTTCCCAGTGGCCCCTCACAGGATGACAGCCTTCAGGCCTTCTCCtcgcccagcccctgccctgacAGCTGTCCCTCACCTGAGGAGCCCCCCAGCACCACTGGCATCCCACAGCCCCCCAGCCCAGAGCTGCAGCATCGGCGGCGGCTGCCCGGGGCCCAAGGACCCGAGGGTGGGACCCACCTGCCAGGCTCCCTCCCCTCCATGGACAGCGGCTCCCTCTGGGAGGAGGACGAGGTGTTCTATAACTGA
- the CLCNKB gene encoding chloride channel protein ClC-Kb isoform X1 yields MLIVGTHTCPGAGELEALREEGQLSHGRRTDRGLMEEFVGLREGSSGNPVTLQELWGPCPRIRRGIRGGLEWLKQKLFRLGEDWYFLMTLGVLMALVSCAMDLAVESVVRAHQWLYREIGDSHLLRYLSWTVYPVALVSFSSGFSQSITPSSGGSGIPEVKTMLAGVVLEDYLDIKNFGAKVVGISCTLACGSTLFLGKVGPFVHLSVMMAAYLGRVRTTTIGEPENKSKQNEMLVAAAAVGVATVFGAPFSGVLFSIEVMSSHFSVWDYWRGFFAATCGAFMFRLLAVFNSEQETITSLYKTSFRVDVPFDLPEIFFFVVLGGLCGILGSAYLFCQRIFFGFIRNNRFSSKLLATSKPVYSALATLVLASITYPPSAGRFLAARLSMKQHLDSLFDNHSWALMTQNSSPPWPEELDPQHLWWEWYHPQFTIFGTLAFFLVMKFWMLILATTVPMPAGYFMPIFVYGAAIGRLFGETLSFIFPEGIVAGGITNPIMPGGYALAGAAAFSGAVTHSISTALLAFEVTGQIVHALPVLMAVLAANAIAQSCQPSFYDGTIIVKKLPYLPWILGRNIGSHRVRVEHFMNHSITTLAKDMPLEEVVKVVTSTDVAEYPLVESTESQILVGIVRRAQLVQALQAEPPSWAPGHQQCLQDILAAGCPTEPVTLKLSPETSLHEAHNLFELLNLHSLFVTSRGRAVGCVSWMEMKKAISNLTNPPAPK; encoded by the exons ATGTTGATTGTTGGAACACACACCTGTCCAGGTGCAGGGGAGCTGGAGGCTCTGCGAGAGGAGGGCCAGCTCAGCCACGGCAGGAGGACTGACAG GGGCCTGATGGAGGAGTTTGTGGGGCTGCGTGAAGGCTCCTCAGGGAACCCTGTGACTCTGCAGGAGCTGTGGGGCCCCTGTCCCCGCATCCGCCGAGGCATCCGAG GTGGCCTGGAGTGGCTGAAGCAGAAGCTCTTCCGCCTGGGCGAGGACTGGTACTTCCTGATGACCCTCGGGGTGCTCATGGCCCTGGTCAGCTGTGCCATGGACTTGGCTGTTGAGAGTGTGGTCCGAG CGCACCAGTGGCTGTACAGGGAGATTGGGGACAGCCACCTGCTCCGGTATCTCTCCTGGACTGTGTACCCTGTGGCCCTCGTCTCTTTCTCTTCAGGCTTCTCTCAGAGCATCACACCCTCCTCTGGAG GTTCTGGAATCCCGGAGGTGAAGACCATGTTGGCGGGTGTGGTCTTGGAGGACTACCTGGATATCAAGAACTTTGGGGCCAAGGTGGTGGGCATCTCCTGCACCCTGGCCTGTGGCAGCACCCTCTTCCTCGGCAAAGTG GGTCCTTTCGTGCACCTGTCTGTGATGATGGCTGCCTACCTGGGCCGTGTGCGCACCACGACCATCGGGGAGCCTGAG AACAAGAGCAAGCAAAACGAAATGCTGGTGGCAGCGGCAGCAGTGGGCGTGGCCACAGTCTTTGGCGCTCCCTTCAGCG GCGTCCTGTTCAGCATCGAGGTCATGTCTTCCCACTTCTCTGTCTGGGATTACTGGAGGGGCTTCTTTGCGGCCACCTGCGGGGCCTTCATGTTCCGGCTCCTGGCGGTCTTCAACAGCGAGCAGG AGACCATCACCTCCCTCTACAAGACCAGTTTCCGGGTGGACGTTCCCTTCGACCTGCCTGAGATCTTCTTTTTTGTGGTGCTGGG GGGTCTCTGCGGCATCCTGGGCAGCGCTTACCTCTTCTGTCAGCGAATCTTCTTTGGCTTCATCAGGAACAATAGGTTCAGCTCCAAACTGCTGGCCACCAG CAAGCCTGTGTACTCCGCTCTGGCCACCTTGGTTCTCGCCTCCATCACCTACCCGCCCAGCGCCGGCCGCTTCCTAGCTGCTCGG CTGTCCATGAAGCAGCATCTGGACTCGCTGTTCGACAACCACTCCTGGGCGCTGATGACCCAGAACTCCAGCCCACCCTGGCCCGAGGAGCTCGACCCCCAGCACCTGTGGTGGGAATGGTACCACCCGCAGTTCACCATCTTTGGGACCCTTGCCTTTTTCCTGGTTATGAAG ttctggatgctgatTCTGGCCACCACCGTCCCCATGCCTGCCGGGTACTTCATGCCCATCTTTGTCTATG GAGCTGCTATCGGGCGCCTCTTTGGGGAGACTCTCTCTTTTATCTTCCCTGAGGGCATCGTGGCTGGAGGGATCACCAATCCCATCATGCCCGGGGGGTATGCTCTGGCAG GGGCTGCAGCCTTCTCAGGGGCTGTGACCCACTCCATCTCCACGGCACTGCTGGCCTTCGAGGTGACCGGCCAGATAGTGCATGCACTGCCCGTGCTGATGGCGGTGCTGGCAGCCAACGCCATTGCACAGAGCTGCCAGCCCTCCTTCTATGATGGCACCATCATTGTCAAGAAGCTGCCATACCTGCCATGGATTCTGGGCCGCAACATTGG TTCCCACCGCGTGAGGGTGGAGCACTTCATGAACCACAGCATCACCACACTGGCCAAGGACATGCCGCTGGAGGAGGTGGTCAAGGTTGTGACCTCCACAGACGTGGCCGAGTATCCCCTGGTGGAGAGCACAG AGTCCCAGATCCTGGTGGGCATAGTGCGAAGGGCCCAGCTGGTGCAGGCCCTCCAGGCTGAGCCTCCTTCCTGGGCTCCTGGACACCAG cagtGTCTCCAGGACATCTTGGCTGCAGGCTGCCCCACAGAACCAGTGACCCTGAAGCTGTCCCCAGAGACTTCCCTGCATGAG GCACACAACCTCTTTGAGCTGTTGAACCTTCATTCCCTTTTTGTGACGTCGCGGGGCAGAGCTGTGGGCTGCGTGTCCTGGATGGAG ATGAAGAAAGCAATTTCCAACCTGACAAATCCGCCAGCCCCAAAGTGA
- the LOC107966262 gene encoding protein FAM131C isoform X2: MGSCVSRDLFTSAHKNCPMPQGADPLNPDLPSGRTPTVAPDRVIGKDKQMDFCWDPWQRCFQTTNGYLSDSRSRPGNYNVAALATSSLVGVVQSIKDHITKPTAMARGRVAHLIEWKGWSAQRAGWELSPAEDEHYCCLPDELREARFAAGVAEQFAITEATLSAWSSLDEEELHPENSPQGIVQLQDLESIYLQDSLPSGPSQDDSLQAFSSPSPCPDSCPSPEEPPSTTGIPQPPSPELQHRRRLPGAQGPEGGTHLPGSLPSMDSGSLWEEDEVFYN; this comes from the exons ACCTGTTCACAAGTGCCCACAAGAACTGCCCCATGCCCCAGGGTGCGGACCCCTTGAACCCAGATCTACCCTCGGGCCGCACTCCCACCGTGGCTCCAGACCGTGTCATTGGCAAG GACAAACAGATGGATTTCTGTTGGGATCCTTGGCAG AGGTGCTTCCAGACCACCAACGGCTACCTGTCCGACTCCAGGTCCCGCCCTGGCAACTACAACGTGGCAGCCCTGGCCACCTCGTCCCTTGTGG GGGTGGTGCAGAGCATCAAGGACCACATCACAAAGCCCACGGCCATGGCCCGAGGCCGCGTGGCCCACCTCATCGAGTGGAAGGGCTGGAGTGCCCAGCGGGCAGGCTGGGAGCTGTCCCCAGCTGAGGACGAGCATTACTGCTGCCTCCCGGATGAGCTGCGTGAGGCCCGCTTTGCTGCAG GGGTCGCCGAGCAGTTTGCCATCACAGAGGCCACACTGAGCGCTTGGTCCTCACTGGACGAAGAGGAGCTGCACCCCGAGAACAGCCCCCAGGGCATCGTCCAGCTCCAAG ATCTGGAGAGCATCTATCTTCAGGACAGCCTTCCCAGTGGCCCCTCACAGGATGACAGCCTTCAGGCCTTCTCCtcgcccagcccctgccctgacAGCTGTCCCTCACCTGAGGAGCCCCCCAGCACCACTGGCATCCCGCAGCCCCCCAGCCCAGAGCTGCAGCATCGGCGGCGGCTGCCCGGGGCCCAAGGACCCGAGGGTGGGACCCACCTGCCGGGCTCCCTCCCCTCCATGGACAGCGGCTCCCTCTGGGAGGAGGACGAGGTGTTCTATAACTGA
- the LOC107966262 gene encoding protein FAM131C isoform X3, giving the protein MPQGADPLNPDLPSGRTPTVAPDRVIGKDKQMDFCWDPWQRCFQTTNGYLSDSRSRPGNYNVAALATSSLVGVVQSIKDHITKPTAMARGRVAHLIEWKGWSAQRAGWELSPAEDEHYCCLPDELREARFAAGVAEQFAITEATLSAWSSLDEEELHPENSPQGIVQLQDLESIYLQDSLPSGPSQDDSLQAFSSPSPCPDSCPSPEEPPSTTGIPQPPSPELQHRRRLPGAQGPEGGTHLPGSLPSMDSGSLWEEDEVFYN; this is encoded by the exons ATGCCCCAGGGTGCGGACCCCTTGAACCCAGATCTACCCTCGGGCCGCACTCCCACCGTGGCTCCAGACCGTGTCATTGGCAAG GACAAACAGATGGATTTCTGTTGGGATCCTTGGCAG AGGTGCTTCCAGACCACCAACGGCTACCTGTCCGACTCCAGGTCCCGCCCTGGCAACTACAACGTGGCAGCCCTGGCCACCTCGTCCCTTGTGG GGGTGGTGCAGAGCATCAAGGACCACATCACAAAGCCCACGGCCATGGCCCGAGGCCGCGTGGCCCACCTCATCGAGTGGAAGGGCTGGAGTGCCCAGCGGGCAGGCTGGGAGCTGTCCCCAGCTGAGGACGAGCATTACTGCTGCCTCCCGGATGAGCTGCGTGAGGCCCGCTTTGCTGCAG GGGTCGCCGAGCAGTTTGCCATCACAGAGGCCACACTGAGCGCTTGGTCCTCACTGGACGAAGAGGAGCTGCACCCCGAGAACAGCCCCCAGGGCATCGTCCAGCTCCAAG ATCTGGAGAGCATCTATCTTCAGGACAGCCTTCCCAGTGGCCCCTCACAGGATGACAGCCTTCAGGCCTTCTCCtcgcccagcccctgccctgacAGCTGTCCCTCACCTGAGGAGCCCCCCAGCACCACTGGCATCCCGCAGCCCCCCAGCCCAGAGCTGCAGCATCGGCGGCGGCTGCCCGGGGCCCAAGGACCCGAGGGTGGGACCCACCTGCCGGGCTCCCTCCCCTCCATGGACAGCGGCTCCCTCTGGGAGGAGGACGAGGTGTTCTATAACTGA
- the CLCNKB gene encoding chloride channel protein ClC-Kb isoform X2 yields MLIVGTHTCPGAGELEALREEGQLSHGRRTDRGLMEEFVGLREGSSGNPVTLQELWGPCPRIRRGIRGGLEWLKQKLFRLGEDWYFLMTLGVLMALVSCAMDLAVESVVRAHQWLYREIGDSHLLRYLSWTVYPVALVSFSSGFSQSITPSSGGSGIPEVKTMLAGVVLEDYLDIKNFGAKVVGISCTLACGSTLFLGKVGPFVHLSVMMAAYLGRVRTTTIGEPENKSKQNEMLVAAAAVGVATVFGAPFSGVLFSIEVMSSHFSVWDYWRGFFAATCGAFMFRLLAVFNSEQETITSLYKTSFRVDVPFDLPEIFFFVVLGGLCGILGSAYLFCQRIFFGFIRNNRFSSKLLATSKPVYSALATLVLASITYPPSAGRFLAARLSMKQHLDSLFDNHSWALMTQNSSPPWPEELDPQHLWWEWYHPQFTIFGTLAFFLVMKFWMLILATTVPMPAGYFMPIFVYGAAIGRLFGETLSFIFPEGIVAGGITNPIMPGGYALAGAAAFSGAVTHSISTALLAFEVTGQIVHALPVLMAVLAANAIAQSCQPSFYDGTIIVKKLPYLPWILGRNIGSHRVRVEHFMNHSITTLAKDMPLEEVVKVVTSTDVAEYPLVESTESQILVGIVRRAQLVQALQAEPPSWAPGHQCLQDILAAGCPTEPVTLKLSPETSLHEAHNLFELLNLHSLFVTSRGRAVGCVSWMEMKKAISNLTNPPAPK; encoded by the exons ATGTTGATTGTTGGAACACACACCTGTCCAGGTGCAGGGGAGCTGGAGGCTCTGCGAGAGGAGGGCCAGCTCAGCCACGGCAGGAGGACTGACAG GGGCCTGATGGAGGAGTTTGTGGGGCTGCGTGAAGGCTCCTCAGGGAACCCTGTGACTCTGCAGGAGCTGTGGGGCCCCTGTCCCCGCATCCGCCGAGGCATCCGAG GTGGCCTGGAGTGGCTGAAGCAGAAGCTCTTCCGCCTGGGCGAGGACTGGTACTTCCTGATGACCCTCGGGGTGCTCATGGCCCTGGTCAGCTGTGCCATGGACTTGGCTGTTGAGAGTGTGGTCCGAG CGCACCAGTGGCTGTACAGGGAGATTGGGGACAGCCACCTGCTCCGGTATCTCTCCTGGACTGTGTACCCTGTGGCCCTCGTCTCTTTCTCTTCAGGCTTCTCTCAGAGCATCACACCCTCCTCTGGAG GTTCTGGAATCCCGGAGGTGAAGACCATGTTGGCGGGTGTGGTCTTGGAGGACTACCTGGATATCAAGAACTTTGGGGCCAAGGTGGTGGGCATCTCCTGCACCCTGGCCTGTGGCAGCACCCTCTTCCTCGGCAAAGTG GGTCCTTTCGTGCACCTGTCTGTGATGATGGCTGCCTACCTGGGCCGTGTGCGCACCACGACCATCGGGGAGCCTGAG AACAAGAGCAAGCAAAACGAAATGCTGGTGGCAGCGGCAGCAGTGGGCGTGGCCACAGTCTTTGGCGCTCCCTTCAGCG GCGTCCTGTTCAGCATCGAGGTCATGTCTTCCCACTTCTCTGTCTGGGATTACTGGAGGGGCTTCTTTGCGGCCACCTGCGGGGCCTTCATGTTCCGGCTCCTGGCGGTCTTCAACAGCGAGCAGG AGACCATCACCTCCCTCTACAAGACCAGTTTCCGGGTGGACGTTCCCTTCGACCTGCCTGAGATCTTCTTTTTTGTGGTGCTGGG GGGTCTCTGCGGCATCCTGGGCAGCGCTTACCTCTTCTGTCAGCGAATCTTCTTTGGCTTCATCAGGAACAATAGGTTCAGCTCCAAACTGCTGGCCACCAG CAAGCCTGTGTACTCCGCTCTGGCCACCTTGGTTCTCGCCTCCATCACCTACCCGCCCAGCGCCGGCCGCTTCCTAGCTGCTCGG CTGTCCATGAAGCAGCATCTGGACTCGCTGTTCGACAACCACTCCTGGGCGCTGATGACCCAGAACTCCAGCCCACCCTGGCCCGAGGAGCTCGACCCCCAGCACCTGTGGTGGGAATGGTACCACCCGCAGTTCACCATCTTTGGGACCCTTGCCTTTTTCCTGGTTATGAAG ttctggatgctgatTCTGGCCACCACCGTCCCCATGCCTGCCGGGTACTTCATGCCCATCTTTGTCTATG GAGCTGCTATCGGGCGCCTCTTTGGGGAGACTCTCTCTTTTATCTTCCCTGAGGGCATCGTGGCTGGAGGGATCACCAATCCCATCATGCCCGGGGGGTATGCTCTGGCAG GGGCTGCAGCCTTCTCAGGGGCTGTGACCCACTCCATCTCCACGGCACTGCTGGCCTTCGAGGTGACCGGCCAGATAGTGCATGCACTGCCCGTGCTGATGGCGGTGCTGGCAGCCAACGCCATTGCACAGAGCTGCCAGCCCTCCTTCTATGATGGCACCATCATTGTCAAGAAGCTGCCATACCTGCCATGGATTCTGGGCCGCAACATTGG TTCCCACCGCGTGAGGGTGGAGCACTTCATGAACCACAGCATCACCACACTGGCCAAGGACATGCCGCTGGAGGAGGTGGTCAAGGTTGTGACCTCCACAGACGTGGCCGAGTATCCCCTGGTGGAGAGCACAG AGTCCCAGATCCTGGTGGGCATAGTGCGAAGGGCCCAGCTGGTGCAGGCCCTCCAGGCTGAGCCTCCTTCCTGGGCTCCTGGACACCAG tGTCTCCAGGACATCTTGGCTGCAGGCTGCCCCACAGAACCAGTGACCCTGAAGCTGTCCCCAGAGACTTCCCTGCATGAG GCACACAACCTCTTTGAGCTGTTGAACCTTCATTCCCTTTTTGTGACGTCGCGGGGCAGAGCTGTGGGCTGCGTGTCCTGGATGGAG ATGAAGAAAGCAATTTCCAACCTGACAAATCCGCCAGCCCCAAAGTGA